A portion of the Bombus terrestris chromosome 3, iyBomTerr1.2, whole genome shotgun sequence genome contains these proteins:
- the LOC100644205 gene encoding carboxypeptidase N subunit 2 yields the protein MASRGPSTTTLPTAIALAVAMSVMANGLCPTQCHCDDESLHASCAYASLEVVPIQLNPEIRHLDLSNNRVGNIHLSFGFYGNLETLDLTSNAIHTLGSDNFVFQKNLVTLNVSSNAVRALAKNSLQGLDSLKELNLASNNISDMDEQAFKTTSELEILNLSDNSITSLPEGLLKNLHKIRTLILHGNFLLEIPTDNLALAPSLENVDLSDNLIQELDRDSLPSLPLLVSLNLANNVIRNIADDAFDRLPDLLHLDLSGNNLTSVPTSALARLNVLSNLILSRNPLGTLEAGGFRNLFELRSLELNDCTIINVHARAFADNVNLERISLDGNRGLKELPARVLYSARYLKWVSLRRCSLSTLQPTQFPVDGLSSLRVGGNPLVCNCSVHWLWNVIRAEERRNESRLELDTHDIICTDEEFAGKALIALSEGSLRCRLNPLYLSLSVAGCVAATATIMALIAHVTRSKRKKRLAYAAPNRPEFLVYVGRNNDELDKNAESYSRRLLARNEDTPYDTPRGKPGQRSPQPQDTNIYETPRYTRPTTNRRDTGTDPTFARQAEEGVYAVADVTDLRDEPPEVLSLYRMQSPAAPRSNVHRLDYGYDYEYDYDYEPPLPQKPHVVFV from the coding sequence ATGGCATCACGTGGACCGTCGACGACGACGCTGCCAACCGCGATAGCGTTGGCCGTCGCGATGTCAGTGATGGCGAACGGTCTTTGTCCAACGCAATGCCATTGCGACGACGAGAGCTTGCACGCGTCCTGTGCTTACGCAAGCCTCGAGGTCGTTCCGATCCAATTGAACCCGGAGATCAGACACTTGGATCTGTCCAACAATCGTGTCGGCAATATTCACCTGTCGTTCGGTTTCTACGGTAACCTGGAAACGCTTGATCTCACGTCGAACGCTATCCACACGTTGGGCTCGGACAATTTCGTCTTCCAAAAGAATCTGGTCACATTGAACGTAAGCAGTAACGCCGTCAGAGCCTTGGCCAAGAATTCCTTGCAAGGTTTAGACTCTTTAAAGGAATTAAACTTAGCCAGCAACAATATCTCCGATATGGACGAGCAAGCGTTCAAAACCACCAGTGAACTAGAAATCTTGAATCTAAGCGACAACTCGATCACCAGTTTGCCAGAAGgattattaaaaaatctgcACAAAATCCGGACGTTGATCTTGCACGGTAACTTTCTGTTAGAGATCCCCACCGACAATTTAGCTCTGGCTCCGAGCTTGGAGAACGTCGACCTATCCGACAATTTGATCCAGGAGCTTGACAGGGACTCGTTGCCGTCGTTGCCCTTGTTAGTATCGTTAAACCTGGCAAACAACGTTATCAGAAATATCGCTGACGACGCGTTCGACCGATTACCTGACCTACTGCACCTAGATCTGTCCGGAAACAATCTGACATCTGTACCCACGTCCGCACTGGCTAGGCTGAACGTTTTATCGAACCTGATTCTTAGTCGTAATCCACTAGGTACTTTAGAAGCCGGTGGATTTCGCAATCTATTTGAGCTAAGAAGCCTGGAGCTGAACGATTGCACGATCATTAACGTGCACGCGCGAGCGTTCGCTGACAACGTGAACCTGGAACGAATCTCGTTGGATGGTAATCGAGGTTTGAAAGAGCTACCAGCAAGGGTTCTCTATAGCGCCAGATATCTGAAATGGGTCTCTCTACGTCGATGCAGCCTGTCGACCCTGCAGCCCACGCAATTCCCTGTGGACGGCCTGTCGTCTCTTCGCGTCGGTGGCAATCCCCTGGTCTGCAATTGCTCTGTGCACTGGCTGTGGAACGTTATCAGAGCGGAAGAGCGGCGGAACGAGTCGAGGCTCGAGTTAGATACCCACGATATCATCTGTACCGACGAGGAATTCGCCGGGAAAGCCCTAATCGCTCTGTCGGAGGGTTCGTTGCGGTGTCGGCTCAATCCTCTCTATCTGTCGTTGTCAGTAGCCGGTTGTGTAGCCGCGACGGCGACTATTATGGCGCTGATAGCGCATGTGACGCGGTCCAAGAGGAAGAAACGTCTGGCGTACGCGGCGCCCAATCGACCGGAATTCCTTGTCTACGTGGGCAGGAACAACGACGAACTGGACAAGAATGCGGAATCGTACAGCAGACGGCTGTTGGCTCGGAACGAGGACACGCCGTACGATACTCCACGCGGGAAGCCGGGACAAAGAAGCCCGCAACCGCAGGATACGAACATCTACGAGACGCCTAGGTACACCAGACCGACGACTAATCGTCGCGATACTGGCACCGATCCGACGTTTGCCAGGCAGGCGGAAGAGGGTGTATACGCGGTGGCTGACGTCACCGATCTTCGCGACGAACCACCGGAAGTGCTGTCGCTTTATCGCATGCAGAGCCCCGCAGCTCCCAGATCGAACGTTCATCGACTGGATTATGGTTATGATTACGAGTACGATTACGATTACGAACCGCCGCTTCCTCAAAAACCTCACGTGGTGTTCGTTTGA